A section of the Deinococcus taeanensis genome encodes:
- a CDS encoding helix-turn-helix transcriptional regulator: MVGTDAQLLAALLRAVRHCCTVRFTYAAPDALPTTRDADMYRVVHQDGRWYAVGHCHLRGARRSFRVDRIRNLEVQARTFSPPADFDAVAYLRSTLRAPQAPHEISVWLDCPPENLRGRVSTWGTDLTGEGRGTRLTTRRESLRGFAAFLLGLDCPFQVDHPAELRGEFAHLAERCAEHSRAYTEV, translated from the coding sequence GTGGTCGGCACCGACGCGCAGCTGCTCGCCGCGCTGCTGCGCGCCGTGCGGCACTGCTGCACCGTGCGCTTCACGTACGCCGCGCCGGACGCGCTGCCCACCACCCGGGACGCAGACATGTACCGCGTGGTGCATCAGGACGGCCGCTGGTACGCGGTGGGGCACTGCCATCTGCGCGGCGCCCGGCGCTCGTTCCGCGTGGACCGCATCCGGAACCTGGAGGTGCAGGCCCGGACCTTCAGCCCGCCCGCAGACTTCGACGCGGTCGCGTACCTGCGCAGCACCCTGCGCGCGCCGCAGGCTCCCCATGAGATCAGCGTGTGGCTGGACTGCCCGCCAGAGAACCTGCGCGGCCGGGTGTCCACCTGGGGCACCGACCTGACCGGCGAGGGCCGCGGCACGCGACTCACCACGCGCCGTGAATCACTGCGCGGCTTCGCGGCGTTCCTGCTGGGCCTGGACTGCCCGTTTCAGGTGGATCACCCGGCGGAACTGCGCGGGGAATTCGC
- a CDS encoding DinB family protein: MTTVPSAAATAPILSLGDFLTHWQGHRALTRRVIEAFAEDQLFTFTAAPPMRPFGPMAVEIHLVSAMTLHAMQTGDWPEPDWTAGPRSRTELLNAWDDLTARLAHDGPTTDPAFFTRTHALPWGEMPGWVAAMYNIDNEIHHRAQGYVYLRALGTEPPAFYER; this comes from the coding sequence ATGACCACCGTTCCCAGTGCTGCCGCCACCGCCCCCATCCTGTCCCTCGGTGACTTCCTCACCCACTGGCAGGGCCACCGCGCCCTCACCCGCCGCGTCATCGAGGCCTTTGCGGAAGACCAGCTGTTCACCTTCACCGCCGCGCCCCCCATGCGCCCTTTCGGGCCCATGGCCGTCGAGATTCACCTCGTCAGCGCGATGACCCTGCACGCCATGCAGACCGGTGACTGGCCGGAACCCGACTGGACGGCCGGACCCCGCAGCCGGACCGAACTCCTGAACGCCTGGGACGACCTCACGGCCCGCCTCGCGCACGACGGCCCCACCACCGACCCGGCCTTCTTCACCCGCACGCACGCCCTGCCCTGGGGAGAGATGCCCGGCTGGGTCGCCGCGATGTACAACATCGACAACGAAATTCACCACCGCGCTCAGGGGTACGTGTACCTGCGCGCCCTGGGCACCGAACCCCCCGCCTTCTACGAACGCTGA
- a CDS encoding DinB family protein produces the protein MPDLTLLLGAIERNARVNDSLLETLVPDDLTFTDGRGGWSLARHLSHMAAFRGGWLLNIAPDYARGLPERTGGRHLWEWVAADTAALRDMFRAGDDAAVRAVQAHRASGEPFADPWKEGAYQSDPAQFLVHIIVHDSHHRGQVMSLLRQGGRSPEAMERLDDHWAIWRA, from the coding sequence ATGCCTGACCTGACCCTGCTGCTTGGCGCCATTGAACGCAACGCCCGCGTAAATGACAGCCTGCTGGAGACCCTGGTGCCCGACGACCTGACCTTCACGGACGGCCGGGGCGGGTGGAGCCTCGCCCGGCACCTCAGCCACATGGCGGCCTTTCGCGGCGGGTGGCTGCTGAACATCGCCCCGGACTACGCGCGCGGCCTGCCGGAACGCACCGGCGGCCGCCACCTGTGGGAATGGGTGGCGGCCGACACCGCCGCGCTGCGCGACATGTTCCGCGCGGGGGACGACGCGGCCGTGCGGGCCGTGCAGGCCCACCGGGCGTCCGGCGAACCGTTCGCGGACCCCTGGAAGGAAGGCGCCTACCAGAGTGACCCCGCGCAGTTCCTGGTGCATATCATCGTGCACGACAGCCACCACCGCGGGCAGGTCATGAGTCTGCTGCGCCAGGGCGGGCGGTCCCCGGAGGCGATGGAACGCCTGGACGACCACTGGGCCATCTGGCGGGCGTAA
- a CDS encoding DUF2089 domain-containing protein, whose translation MRPLPLPFPDETESPLVTELRFPTSGVTVRGVFELNEFAVLTPENLEFLRLYIRVRGNLKEVERVLGLSYPTVRARFDTLLRAIGYEPEQADPQAEVLASLERGEITPDEAARKLRR comes from the coding sequence ATGCGACCTCTGCCTCTGCCCTTCCCGGACGAGACCGAATCTCCCCTCGTGACCGAACTGCGCTTTCCCACAAGCGGCGTGACCGTGCGCGGCGTATTCGAACTGAACGAGTTCGCGGTGCTCACGCCGGAGAACCTGGAGTTCCTGCGGCTGTACATCCGCGTCCGCGGGAATCTCAAGGAGGTCGAGCGCGTGCTGGGCCTCAGTTACCCCACGGTGCGCGCGCGTTTCGACACCCTCCTGCGGGCCATCGGCTATGAACCCGAGCAGGCCGATCCGCAGGCCGAGGTGCTCGCCAGTCTGGAGCGCGGCGAGATCACCCCGGACGAAGCCGCGCGCAAACTCCGCCGCTAG
- a CDS encoding tRNA-binding protein: MGTELKPTVTPAETLDRLDIRLGRVLRAEPAPGTPKPAWRLTVDFGKYGTRLSVGRFTGHTPEELVGAQVLGVLNFEPRPVGDSVSEVLILGVQFPGAPSGEATFLTPAATAKLGSKVF, translated from the coding sequence ATGGGCACTGAACTCAAACCCACTGTCACTCCCGCCGAAACGCTTGACCGCCTCGACATCCGCCTGGGCCGGGTCCTGCGGGCCGAGCCGGCACCCGGCACCCCGAAACCCGCCTGGCGCCTCACCGTGGACTTCGGGAAGTACGGCACGCGCCTCAGCGTAGGGCGCTTCACCGGGCACACCCCCGAGGAACTCGTGGGCGCGCAGGTGCTGGGCGTCCTGAACTTCGAGCCTCGTCCTGTGGGCGACAGCGTCTCCGAGGTGCTGATTCTGGGCGTGCAGTTCCCTGGCGCACCCAGCGGTGAAGCCACCTTCCTCACCCCCGCCGCCACCGCGAAACTCGGCAGCAAGGTGTTCTAG
- a CDS encoding GNAT family N-acetyltransferase, whose translation MPAVIRAATSADAPAIAAVHTLSWRATYAGLMPDDFLTRMTSEETRAQREAFWKASIPREQDVVLVAEHSGQVVAFSSAGAPRDHPGFDAELFTLYSLQAAQGRGTGRALLHAVTAALRERGARSMALWVLDTNPTRHWYARQGGVECGEKTDGPLREIRLGWSDLSALP comes from the coding sequence ATGCCCGCCGTGATCCGCGCCGCCACGTCCGCCGACGCGCCCGCCATTGCCGCCGTGCACACACTCAGCTGGCGCGCCACGTACGCCGGCCTGATGCCGGACGATTTCCTGACCCGCATGACCAGCGAGGAGACCCGCGCGCAGCGCGAGGCGTTCTGGAAGGCCTCCATTCCCAGGGAACAGGACGTTGTTCTGGTGGCTGAGCACAGCGGCCAGGTGGTCGCGTTCAGTTCGGCCGGCGCCCCGCGCGATCACCCGGGCTTCGACGCGGAACTCTTCACGCTGTACAGCCTGCAGGCCGCCCAGGGTCGTGGCACCGGGCGCGCACTCCTGCACGCCGTGACGGCCGCCCTGCGTGAACGGGGCGCGCGCAGCATGGCCCTGTGGGTGCTGGACACCAACCCCACCCGCCACTGGTACGCCCGCCAGGGCGGCGTGGAATGCGGCGAGAAAACCGACGGACCCCTGCGGGAAATCCGCCTGGGCTGGTCAGACCTGAGCGCCCTGCCCTGA
- a CDS encoding Crp/Fnr family transcriptional regulator — protein MNYPSLVWHLKRTELFADLELAELEQVAASTPYRSYQPGEVVYRMDDPADALYFVRSGLVKISKLFPNGKEAILGVIGQHDTFGELLLQPEERRPTQAEALERTTLIVLPRAELQKLLSSKPELAMKLIRLMAARLFEAQAWTATVSAYSAPERVASLLYRLAREFGRPHSQGVELNLKLNQEDIARMVGATRETVSHSLGKLKQDGAIVRARTPIIVRMDALKRFVEQGT, from the coding sequence ATGAACTACCCAAGCCTGGTCTGGCATCTCAAGCGCACGGAGCTCTTCGCCGACCTTGAACTTGCCGAACTGGAGCAGGTGGCGGCCAGCACGCCCTACCGCTCCTACCAGCCCGGCGAGGTCGTCTACCGCATGGACGACCCCGCGGACGCCCTGTACTTCGTACGCAGCGGTCTGGTCAAGATCAGCAAGCTCTTTCCCAACGGCAAGGAAGCTATTCTCGGCGTGATCGGGCAGCACGACACCTTCGGTGAACTGCTGCTGCAACCCGAAGAACGCCGCCCCACCCAGGCCGAAGCGCTCGAACGCACCACCCTCATCGTCCTGCCGCGCGCGGAACTGCAGAAACTGCTCAGCAGCAAGCCGGAACTCGCGATGAAACTCATCCGCCTGATGGCCGCCCGCCTCTTCGAGGCGCAGGCCTGGACCGCCACGGTCAGCGCGTACAGTGCCCCTGAACGGGTCGCCAGCCTGCTGTACCGCCTGGCACGCGAGTTCGGCCGGCCCCACAGCCAGGGCGTGGAGCTGAACCTGAAACTCAACCAGGAGGACATCGCGCGGATGGTCGGCGCCACGCGCGAGACGGTCAGTCACTCCCTGGGCAAACTCAAGCAGGACGGCGCCATCGTCCGCGCCCGCACGCCCATCATCGTGCGCATGGACGCCCTGAAACGCTTCGTTGAACAGGGCACCTGA
- a CDS encoding acyl-CoA dehydrogenase C-terminal domain-containing protein has product MPTYKAPLRDIKFLMNELLGAPAELSKMPYYAQNETADADLMEQVLDEAARFVETELVPLNVVGDREGCTRLDDGEVRTPTGFKAAYRKYREAGWPALDADPTYGGQGMPHLISNVLVELMNSANVAWSMYPGLSHGAYSALHAVGSQELKDLYLPKLVSGEWTGTMCLTEPHAGTDLGIIRTKATDNGDGTYAITGTKIFISAGEHDMADNILHLVLARLEGSPQGTKGISLFLVPKYLPTDAGQPGERNGVVCGSLEHKMGINGNATAVLNFDQAKGWLVGEINKGMNHMFIMMNAARLGTGLQGLGIGEVAYQNALNYARDRLQMRHEPRVNPAEQADPIIVHPDVRRMLLTGKAYTEAGRALAMWLALSLDTEHHHPDEQARREAADLVALLTPIAKAFMTDNGFAIAVQSQQVYGGHGYIKEWGMEQFVRDARIGQIYEGTNGIQALDLLGRKVLMDGGKKLQKLAGTLQTFVEEHEGDEAIGEYVNQLGKAAQQLGSLTMVIGQKAMQDGGADEVNAAAVDYLRFFGHVVYGYLWARMARVAQDRIDAGQDKDGFYLSKVQTAKFYFARLFPETKALAATIKAGNESLAVDDKAVFGWEKALVGA; this is encoded by the coding sequence ATGCCCACCTACAAAGCCCCGCTGCGTGACATCAAGTTCCTGATGAACGAACTTCTCGGCGCCCCCGCCGAGCTCAGCAAGATGCCCTACTACGCCCAGAACGAGACAGCCGACGCGGACCTGATGGAACAGGTCCTCGACGAGGCCGCCCGCTTCGTGGAAACCGAACTCGTCCCGCTGAACGTCGTGGGGGACCGCGAAGGCTGCACCCGCCTGGACGACGGCGAGGTCCGCACCCCCACCGGCTTCAAGGCCGCCTACAGGAAATACCGCGAGGCCGGCTGGCCCGCCCTGGACGCCGACCCCACCTACGGCGGTCAGGGCATGCCCCACCTGATCAGCAACGTCCTGGTCGAACTGATGAACAGCGCCAACGTCGCCTGGAGCATGTACCCCGGCCTGAGCCACGGCGCCTACAGCGCCCTACATGCCGTGGGCAGCCAGGAACTCAAGGACCTGTACCTGCCCAAACTGGTCAGCGGTGAATGGACCGGCACCATGTGCCTCACCGAACCCCACGCCGGCACCGACCTGGGCATCATCCGCACCAAGGCGACCGACAACGGCGACGGCACCTACGCCATCACCGGCACCAAGATCTTCATCAGCGCCGGCGAGCACGACATGGCCGACAACATCCTGCACCTCGTCCTGGCCCGCCTGGAAGGCAGCCCCCAGGGCACGAAGGGCATCAGCCTGTTCCTCGTTCCCAAGTACCTGCCCACCGACGCCGGGCAGCCCGGCGAGCGCAACGGCGTGGTCTGCGGTTCGCTGGAGCACAAGATGGGCATCAACGGCAATGCCACCGCTGTCCTGAACTTCGATCAGGCCAAAGGCTGGCTCGTTGGCGAGATCAACAAGGGCATGAACCACATGTTCATCATGATGAACGCGGCCCGCCTCGGCACCGGCCTGCAGGGCCTTGGGATTGGCGAGGTCGCCTACCAGAACGCCCTGAACTACGCCAGGGACCGGCTTCAGATGCGGCACGAACCGCGCGTGAACCCGGCCGAGCAGGCCGACCCGATCATCGTGCATCCCGACGTGCGCCGCATGCTCCTGACCGGTAAGGCCTATACCGAAGCCGGCCGCGCCCTGGCCATGTGGCTCGCCCTGAGCCTGGACACCGAACACCATCACCCCGATGAGCAGGCCCGCAGGGAAGCCGCCGACCTCGTCGCGCTGCTGACGCCCATCGCCAAGGCCTTCATGACCGACAACGGCTTTGCCATCGCGGTCCAGAGCCAGCAGGTGTACGGCGGGCACGGCTACATCAAGGAGTGGGGCATGGAGCAGTTCGTGCGTGACGCCCGCATCGGGCAGATCTACGAAGGCACCAACGGCATTCAGGCCCTCGACCTGCTCGGCCGCAAGGTCCTCATGGACGGCGGCAAGAAACTCCAGAAACTCGCCGGCACCCTCCAGACGTTTGTCGAGGAGCACGAAGGCGACGAGGCCATCGGCGAATACGTCAACCAGCTGGGCAAGGCCGCCCAGCAGCTGGGCAGCCTCACCATGGTGATCGGGCAGAAAGCCATGCAGGACGGCGGCGCCGACGAGGTGAACGCCGCCGCGGTGGACTACCTGCGTTTCTTCGGGCATGTCGTGTACGGCTACCTGTGGGCCCGCATGGCCAGGGTGGCCCAGGACCGCATCGACGCCGGGCAGGACAAGGACGGCTTCTACCTCAGCAAGGTGCAGACCGCGAAGTTCTACTTCGCCCGGCTGTTCCCTGAAACCAAGGCGCTGGCCGCCACGATCAAGGCCGGGAACGAAAGCCTTGCCGTGGACGACAAAGCCGTTTTCGGTTGGGAAAAGGCGCTCGTCGGCGCCTGA
- a CDS encoding class I SAM-dependent RNA methyltransferase has protein sequence MSDALLTLEIEKLVAGGLGLARDESGVVLVRGALPGEQVTARIRAGKGVRQGVTAEVLRRSPDRVDGPELPTADLAHATYDAQLHFKRSFVEEALSRIAKVRHGVAATVPSPQAWGYRNTAQYLVTPRGLAYRERRGSEPLVVQRDPLVMAQIQAVMDRVNPELLDPATEVAFRASRLTGEVVAALIGAGEPRQYLRASDHLMDSGVVGVSLAQPAGRRFSAGVRLIAGESEIREQFGQVQVSVSATGFAQVNPEAAGLAYLRAAQLAGQGEHAVDLYGGAGAIGRHLAPNFRRVTVLDAAPEALARGRQDVAQSGEKNVTFRNGDAARFSELGTDVIVVDPPRAGLEEGAREHIHTSTADRLVYVSCDPATWARDVGDLVRRGWKLGEVIPHDFYPQTSHVEIVSVLNR, from the coding sequence ATGTCGGACGCTTTACTAACGCTGGAAATCGAGAAACTTGTTGCGGGGGGGCTGGGGCTCGCCCGGGATGAGTCCGGCGTGGTGCTGGTCCGCGGTGCGCTGCCCGGCGAGCAGGTCACCGCCCGGATACGCGCCGGGAAAGGCGTACGCCAGGGGGTCACGGCAGAGGTTCTGCGCCGCAGCCCGGACCGTGTGGACGGCCCGGAACTGCCCACGGCGGACCTCGCGCACGCCACGTACGACGCGCAACTGCACTTCAAGCGCAGTTTCGTGGAAGAAGCCCTGAGCCGCATCGCCAAGGTCCGGCACGGCGTGGCCGCCACCGTGCCCAGCCCTCAGGCCTGGGGCTACCGCAACACCGCCCAGTACCTCGTGACGCCCCGGGGCCTTGCGTACCGTGAGCGGCGCGGCAGCGAGCCGCTGGTGGTGCAGCGCGACCCGCTGGTGATGGCGCAGATTCAGGCGGTCATGGACCGCGTGAACCCGGAGCTGCTGGACCCCGCCACGGAAGTCGCCTTCCGCGCCAGCCGCCTGACCGGCGAGGTGGTCGCGGCACTGATCGGGGCCGGGGAACCCCGGCAGTACCTGCGGGCCAGTGATCACCTGATGGATTCCGGCGTGGTCGGCGTGAGTCTTGCGCAGCCGGCCGGGCGGCGCTTCAGTGCCGGTGTCCGCCTGATTGCCGGTGAGAGTGAGATCCGCGAGCAGTTCGGGCAGGTGCAGGTCAGCGTGTCTGCCACGGGGTTCGCGCAGGTGAACCCCGAAGCGGCCGGCCTGGCGTACCTCCGCGCGGCGCAGCTGGCCGGCCAGGGCGAGCACGCCGTGGACCTGTACGGTGGGGCGGGCGCCATCGGGCGCCACCTCGCTCCGAACTTCCGCCGGGTGACCGTGCTGGACGCGGCGCCCGAGGCGCTGGCCCGCGGCCGGCAGGACGTGGCGCAGAGCGGGGAGAAGAACGTGACGTTCCGCAACGGGGACGCCGCCCGGTTCAGTGAACTGGGCACCGACGTGATTGTCGTGGACCCGCCCCGCGCCGGGCTGGAGGAGGGGGCCCGGGAGCACATTCACACGAGCACGGCGGACCGTCTCGTGTACGTTTCGTGCGACCCGGCCACGTGGGCGCGGGACGTGGGCGACCTGGTGCGGCGCGGCTGGAAGCTCGGCGAGGTCATCCCGCATGACTTCTACCCGCAGACCAGCCACGTGGAGATCGTCAGCGTCCTGAACCGCTGA